Below is a window of Tolypothrix bouteillei VB521301 DNA.
AACGATTTGGTCTCGTTTGCCTATTATGCGACATTGGCAAACCTATGACCCTTGGATTGGTGTTTGTGCAGAAATTTTCACCCCTATAGAGAACTTATTAGTTTATGGAACAATTATTACTTATGCCCGTGATGGTGTTCTAAATAAAGAGGCAAAAATTTGGGAACGCCACTATGAATCTATTCAAAGTCACAGCCGAGATTGGAAAAAATTGAAAAAACTTTTGCCTTTGTGCGTAGCTGGTGACTTTAATGAAGCTTTGAGCCAGCCTTTTAGTTATGGAACTCCTAAAGGACGAGAAATGCTCAATCAGGGGTTGGAGCAAAGCAACTTAGTTTGCGTGACTGCTAATAGTGAACTTGGCTATAATATTGACCATATTTGCCTGAGTTTGGAATGGGCAAAAAGAGTACAAAATGCGAACAAATGGCAAGCTTATAAAAGTAATGGTCATCCAGTTACCGACCACTTTGGCGTTTCTGTAGATTTATCTTTTGATACCTCTTGTAGCTGAATAACAGAGGCGGAGCTTCACAAGAAAATCATTCCCAGGCGGAGCGTGGAAACGAAAGTTGATTTTAATTTACTATTGTCAAAATTCTCAACTACAGAACCCCGACTTCTTGAAAAAGTCGGGGAGATCGGGCAAATATCGTTTAGATAAGACTCGATCCTCCTTAGCTCCCCGATGAATTGGGGGAGAACAAAGCTCCCTCTTTTTAAGGCTACGGTGGTGTACACAAGTCTTATATAGTGCATTCAAAGCGGTTTCGATCCCCCCTAACCCCCCTTAAAAAAGGGGGGAACTGAATTCCAATTCTCCCTTTTCACGCTGTTTCATCTCTTTTTTAGAGATCTGTACACCACCGTAGCTTTTTCAGGGGAGTTGGGGGATCTTCAAGGATTAAATATTGTTAACTGAACCGTATTGGGAGATTGGGGATCTAACTTTATTATTAAGCAGCGTTTTTACGCCACCAGTCAATTGTATTCTTCAGCCCTTGCTTAAAGTCTACTTGGGCAGTAAAGTCAAAAGCTTGCTTGGCTCTTTCTGTATCTAAACAACGGCGAGGTTGTCCGTTAGGTTTATCTGTTTCCCAAATAATTTCGCCTTCAAATTCCATTAACTCACAAATGAGATGAATTAAGTCGCGAATAGAAATTTCATAACCCGTTCCCAAGTTGACAGGTTCGGGATCGTTGTAGTATTGGGTACCCATAACGATACCTCGTGCAGCGTCTTCTGAATATAAAAACTCGCGAGTTGGGCTACCATCACCCCAAACCGGAAGTTTCTTTTCTCCTTTAAGCTGCGCTTCATAAACTTTACGAATTAACGCTGGAATGACATGAGAGCTTCTGGGGTCAAAATTGTCTTCCGGGCCGTATAAGTTCACTGGCAATAGGTAAATGCCGTTAAAATTGTACTGTTGGCGGTAGGCTTGCAGTTGAACGAGAAGGGCTTTTTTGGCGATTCCATAGGGGGCGTTTGTTTCCTCTGGGTAGCCATTCCACAGGTCGTCTTCTTTGAATGGGACGGGAGTAAATTTGGGATAGGCACAGATAGTCCCAACACAGATAAACTTTTCTACTCCAGCTTGATAAGCAGCATGAATCAACTGCGTACCCATCATTAAGTTGTCGTAGAACAATTCAGCTGGTTTTTCACGGTTCAGACCAATTCCACCGACATGGGCTGCTAGGTGAATGATAATGTCTTGTTGATCGACTGCTCTTTGGCAATTTTCCCACAGACGCAGGTCGCACTCACGCGATCGCGTGACTGTAATTTTGTTTTGCTCAGCGCCAGCCTTACAGAGTTGGTCAATGACTTGACGTCCCAAAAAACCAGCTCCACCAGTTACGAGAATACGTTTGTTTTTAAGTTCTAAGGTGCTCATTTTTTGTCCTCATAGTAGAAAAAGCTGATAGCTCATCGCTCATCGCTTATTAGAAGTGGAGCACACCCAGTTCTTGCCGAATCATGGCATTGTCTTGCAACACCTTTGAGACTTTACCGTTAGGCGACTTGAGACCCAATGCTTGCAGGTCGGCTTCCACCATAATGGCGACCAATTGCTCAAATGTGACCGATGGGGTCCAGTTTAACTTTTGCCGCGCTTTTGTAGAATCCCCAATCAACAAATCCACTTCCGCCGGACGAAGATAGCGCTCATCAAACTCCACGTAGTCTTGCCAGTTCAGATTGACATAACCAAATGCCAGTTCTAAAAACTCTCGTACTGAGTGAGTTTCGCCAGTTGCAATCACGTAATCATCAGCCTGGTCTTGCTGCAACATCAGCCACATGGCTCTGACGTAATCTTTGGCGTATCCCCAGTCACGCTTGGCATCCAGATTCCCCATGTACAGCTTTTTCTGCTTACCTGCGAAAATTCTGGCCACTGCCATTGTAATTTTGCGCGTCACAAAAGTTTCTCCCCTTCTGGGAGATTCGTGGTTGAACAAAATACCGTTACAAGCAAACATCCCGAATGATTCGCGGTAATTTACTGTTTGCCAGTGAGCGTAAACCTTAGCACAGGCGTAAGGGCTGCGGGGGTAAAACCGTGTAGTCTCTTTCTGTGGGATTTCTTGTACCAAACCATACATTTCCGAAGAACCTGCTTGGTAAAATCTCACTTGAATGCCAGTGCGGTGCTGATAGTCGCGAATTGCTTCTAACAGACGCAATGTTCCCATTCCCACTGAATCCACCGTGTATTCTGGCGAATCAAAGCTGACTCGAACGTGGGATTGAGCACCTAAATTATAAATTTCGAGTGGCTGAACTTCTTCTAAAATCCGCCGCAGAGTGGTACCGTCTGTTAAGTCGCCGTAGTGGAGAAGTAGCTTCACACCCTCTTTGTGAGGGTCTTCATACAGGTGATCGATACGATCTGTATTGAAAGTTGAAGTTCGACGGATGATACCGTGAACCTCGTAACCTTGCTCTAGCAAAAATTCACTTAGGTAGGAACCATCTTGCCCGGTAATACCAGTGATTAATGCTCGCTTCCGTTGCGTCATGCTTAATTTTTCCTTGTTTTTACTGCTGAAATGGTTACAGAAAACCCTGGTATAACTTAACAGGTATTTGTTTAATTGCCCAATGGGAAACCTACCAATCCCACTATCGCCTCAGCTTGCTGACATAAGTAAATTTGCTGAATGGAATGCTTGCTGTCAGGCGTATCTAACTTAACGAGCAAATTTTTGTTGTTTTTGTAATTTTTTTAGAATCTTTATCCAAATTTCATATATAATTGTCTTCTGTTAAGATTGTATAAAAATTTGAGTGATATTATGTTCGCTTAATTAGTTATAAAAAAGAAAATCTGTGCAAAAGTCTGAAAGCCTCTTTCTCCCTGCTCCCTGCAAAGCTGCTGTTTTTACGATCGGTCTTTAATCGAACTTGATATGATGGTCTCCCCTCGTCTTCTAAAGATCGGGGATCTGCAAAAAATTGCAAAGCAAAAAGTCAAAAGTCAACAAAAGGTTCTCATCCCGTTTTGACTTTTGACTCTGTAATTTATTTAGGATATTAGCTAGATCGACGCAATATCAATACGCTCCATTATTTTTAGGAATAACGACAACGCCGATAGTTTTAACAATTATCCACAAATCCAACCACAAGTTACGGAATTTGACATAATGCAGATCTATTTGAATCCGTCGCGGATAAGGAATATCATTACGTCCGGAAACTTGCCACAATCCAGTAATTCCCGGTCTAATTGTGAGAATCTGGTCGATGTAA
It encodes the following:
- a CDS encoding GDP-L-fucose synthase family protein; amino-acid sequence: MSTLELKNKRILVTGGAGFLGRQVIDQLCKAGAEQNKITVTRSRECDLRLWENCQRAVDQQDIIIHLAAHVGGIGLNREKPAELFYDNLMMGTQLIHAAYQAGVEKFICVGTICAYPKFTPVPFKEDDLWNGYPEETNAPYGIAKKALLVQLQAYRQQYNFNGIYLLPVNLYGPEDNFDPRSSHVIPALIRKVYEAQLKGEKKLPVWGDGSPTREFLYSEDAARGIVMGTQYYNDPEPVNLGTGYEISIRDLIHLICELMEFEGEIIWETDKPNGQPRRCLDTERAKQAFDFTAQVDFKQGLKNTIDWWRKNAA
- the gmd gene encoding GDP-mannose 4,6-dehydratase — translated: MTQRKRALITGITGQDGSYLSEFLLEQGYEVHGIIRRTSTFNTDRIDHLYEDPHKEGVKLLLHYGDLTDGTTLRRILEEVQPLEIYNLGAQSHVRVSFDSPEYTVDSVGMGTLRLLEAIRDYQHRTGIQVRFYQAGSSEMYGLVQEIPQKETTRFYPRSPYACAKVYAHWQTVNYRESFGMFACNGILFNHESPRRGETFVTRKITMAVARIFAGKQKKLYMGNLDAKRDWGYAKDYVRAMWLMLQQDQADDYVIATGETHSVREFLELAFGYVNLNWQDYVEFDERYLRPAEVDLLIGDSTKARQKLNWTPSVTFEQLVAIMVEADLQALGLKSPNGKVSKVLQDNAMIRQELGVLHF
- a CDS encoding endonuclease/exonuclease/phosphatase family protein produces the protein MLTSLRIATWNLAKPKPNGWSKNPAILEKIHEINADIWILTETNDVINPGEQYSQAASYSEPEWNGFKWTTIWSRLPIMRHWQTYDPWIGVCAEIFTPIENLLVYGTIITYARDGVLNKEAKIWERHYESIQSHSRDWKKLKKLLPLCVAGDFNEALSQPFSYGTPKGREMLNQGLEQSNLVCVTANSELGYNIDHICLSLEWAKRVQNANKWQAYKSNGHPVTDHFGVSVDLSFDTSCS